Proteins from one Mytilus galloprovincialis chromosome 11, xbMytGall1.hap1.1, whole genome shotgun sequence genomic window:
- the LOC143050999 gene encoding uncharacterized protein LOC143050999, producing MAYFKLTILVIKTFIGFTHVSCLTFPPPGPGIGFPPGPGIGFPPGLGTGFPPGPGTGFPPGPGIGFPPGFLQPPGIGQQFGTFFPAETDFDTDDSEVLLVQDNGIIDNGVGVGNGGGGGLGAGLGAGLSSLLGLLLLPFIFNRLNSGPAPAPVQPVIIVQPATAGATAAATTVAAMTTVAVTTTMATTTEVKEP from the exons ATGGCGTATTTCAAACTGACCATTCTTGTCATCAAGACTTTCATTGGATTTACGCATGTTAGCTGTCTAACATTTCCCCCACCAGGACCGGGAATAGGATTTCCACCAGGACCGGGAATAGGATTTCCACCAGGACTGGGAACAGGATTTCCACCAGGACCAGGAACAGGATTTCCACCAGGACCGGGAATAGGATTTCCACCGGGATTTCTACAACCACCGGGAATAGGACAacaatttggcacattttttCCAGCTGAAACGGATTTTGATACGGATGACAGTGAAGTATTACTTGTCCAAGACAATGGAATAATAGATAATGGTGTTGGCGTCGGAAATGGCGGCGGTGGAGGTCTTGGCGCCGGCTTGGGAGCTGGATTGTCATCGTTGTTGGGCTTGTTATTGTTGCCATTTATAT TTAATAGACTCAACTCGGGACCAGCTCCAGCTCCAGTTCAACCAGTCATAATAGTCCAACCAG ctACTGCTGGTGCGACAGCTGCAGCCACCACCGTTGCAGCTATGACTACTGTAGCTGTAACTACAACTATGGCTACTACAACTGAGGTCAAAGAACCGTAA